In Glycine max cultivar Williams 82 chromosome 7, Glycine_max_v4.0, whole genome shotgun sequence, a single window of DNA contains:
- the LOC100787637 gene encoding peroxidase 40, with amino-acid sequence MGYQCYCNCVYTFMLRKNPSLYHGYPVFSWLLAPTVPEFLFCSHSSVGALCHAASRIALYLSAHELSAPFDQLLSLNIIAMQLVILCLLILKLTPAFATTLNDAYGDDSSGCPLGTDIYQYTCPEAEAIIFSWVEQAVSHDSRMAASLLRLHFHDCFVNGCDGSVLLDDTQDFVGEKTAGPNLNSLRGFEVIDQIKSELELVCPQTVSCADILATAARDSVLLSGGPIWEVQMGRKDGITASKNAANNNIPGPNSTVDVLVAKFENVGLTLKDMVALSGAHTIGKARCRTFSSRFQTSSNSESANANIEFIASLQQLCSGPDNSNTVAHLDLATPATFDNQYFVNLLSGEGLLPSDQALVNGNDQTRQIVETYVENPLAFFEDFKLSMLKMGSLASPTQTSGQIRRNCRTIN; translated from the exons ATGGGCTACCAGTGCTATTGCAATTGCGTCTACACTTTCATGTTAAGGAAAAATCCTTCCTTGTATCACGGATATCCTGTTTTCAGCTGGCTTTTAGCGCCAACAGTTCCAGAGTTTCTGTTTTGTTCACACTCTTCTGTAGGCG CATTGTGCCACGCAGCTTCTAGAATTGCTTTGTATCTATCAGCACACGAACTCAGTGCTCCCTTTGACCAG TTACTATCCCTAAATATAATAGCCATGCAATTAGTAATATTGTGTCTACTGATACTCAAGCTCACTCCAGCCTTTGCAACCACCCTGAATGATGCCTATGGTGATGATAGTAGTGGCTGTCCATTAGGGACTGACATATACCAATACACTTGCCCTGAAGCTGAGGCCATTATCTTCTCTTGGGTGGAGCAGGCAGTGTCTCATGACTCAAGAATGGCAGCGTCACTTCTTAGGCTACATTTCCATGATTGCTTTGTCAAT GGTTGTGATGGTTCAGTCTTGCTAGATGACACACAGGACTTTGTTGGCGAGAAAACTGCGGGTCCAAATTTGAATTCACTCAGAGGATTCGAAGTAATTGACCAAATCAAATCCGAACTAGAACTAGTCTGTCCACAGACCGTCTCTTGTGCTGACATACTGGCAACTGCTGCCAGAGATTCAGTTCTTCTG TCAGGAGGTCCAATTTGGGAGGTGCAAATGGGAAGGAAAGATGGCATTACTGCTAGCAAGAATGCAGCAAATAATAACATCCCAGGTCCAAACTCCACTGTTGATGTGCTTGTAGCGAAGTTCGAGAATGTAGGCCTTACACTTAAAGATATGGTTGCCCTTTCAG GTGCGCACACAATTGGTAAAGCTCGCTGCAGAACATTTAGCTCGCGTTTTCAGACTAGTAGTAACTCAGAAAGTGCCAATGCTAACATTGAATTCATTGCATCATTGCAACAGCTATGCTCAGGACCAGATAATAGTAACACAGTTGCACATCTTGATTTGGCTACACCTGCTACTTttgataatcaatattttgttaATCTTCTATCTGGGGAGGGATTGCTCCCATCAGACCAGGCTCTTGTGAATGGGAATGATCAGACACGACAGATTGTCGAAACCTACGTGGAGAACCCATTAGCTTTCTTTGAGGACTTCAAGCTTTCTATGTTGAAAATGGGAAGCTTGGCATCACCAACTCAGACTAGTGGCCAGATTCGTAGGAACTGCCGAACTATTAACTAA
- the LOC100788167 gene encoding cell wall / vacuolar inhibitor of fructosidase 1, with protein sequence MRRSSLFVSSFLLHILLLSCILFTPTHSSDGDGDLVDQICKKTPFYDLCSSILHSNPLAPKSDSKGMALIMVNDILANATDTLSYIEELIKQTSDEQLEQQLAFCAESYIPVVKYILPQAADAINQGRFGFASYCIVDAQKEVNACDKKFSGASQAPLSDRNDIMQKLVDVAAAIVKLLLNG encoded by the coding sequence ATGAGGAGGAGCTCACTCTTTGTGTCCTCttttctactccatattcttcttctatcttgcATTCTTTTCACACCAACTCATTCCTCTGATGGGGATGGGGATTTGGTAGACCAAATATGCAAAAAAACACCCTTTTATGATCTTTGCAGCTCCATCTTACACTCAAATCCCTTGGCCCCCAAAAGTGATTCAAAGGGTATGGCACTCATAATGGTCAATGACATTCTGGCAAATGCTACTGACACACTGAGTTACATTGAAGAGCTGATCAAGCAGACCTCAGATGAACAATTGGAGCAACAATTGGCTTTCTGTGCTGAGTCATACATCCCAGTTGTGAAGTACATTCTCCCACAAGCAGCTGATGCCATAAACCAAGGTCGATTTGGGTTTGCCAGTTACTGCATAGTTGATGCTCAAAAGGAAGTAAATGCTTGTGACAAGAAATTTTCTGGCGCATCTCAGGCACCCTTAAGTGATAGAAATGACATTATGCAGAAGCTGGTGGATGTGGCTGCAGCCATAGTTAAACTATTATTAAATGgctga
- the LOC100796259 gene encoding uncharacterized protein, whose amino-acid sequence MDLKSAKDEDTEVDLESGLVLTDDESKDVSTEGNRKQGKILLNKISCGFVGDCIKGEDRYSGFCKESKLTVVSMDMVKVTNKLYSVEYAENNTPEKEKRKKSSNKKSPKPPRPPRAPSLDAADQKLIREITELAMLKRARIERMKALKKMKVAKASSSSSSSMLATVFTVVFCIVILLQGMSSGKSSVTSFQGSPVPAGLMEGGLIDVQHQLNPSSSDPNAPSLEPHKIVQQVTGLDLPAKLRRGAG is encoded by the exons ATGATGAGTCAAAGGATGTCTCTACTGAAGGTAACAGAAAACAAGGAAAGATATTACTTAATAAGATTTCTTGTGGGTTTGTTGGAGATTGTATAAAAGGTGAAGATAGGTATAGTGGATTCTGCAAGGAGTCAAAATTAACTGTAGTTTCAATGGACATGGTGAAAGTGACAAACAAGTTGTACTCAGTAGAATATGCAGAGAATAATACCCCAGAAAAGGAGAAACGTAAAAAGTCCAGTAATAAGAAGTCTCCGAAGCCTCCAAGACCTCCGCGAGCTCCATCGTTGGATGCTGCTGACCAAAAGCTAATCAGGGAGATCACTGAACTTGCCATGTTAAAGCGTGCGAGGATAGAGCGAATGAAAGCCTTGAAGAAGATGAAAGTTGCTAAGGCATCATCATCTTCCAGTAGCAGCATGCTTGCTACGGTTTTCACTGTTGTCTTCTGTATTGTGATATTACTCCAAG GCATGTCATCTGGAAAAAGTTCAGTGACAAGTTTCCAGGGATCACCTGTACCTGCAGGACTAATGGAGGGTGGTCTGATTGATGTTCAACACCAACTCAATCCATCTTCAAGTGACCCAAATGCACCTAGTTTAGAGCCTCACAA AATTGTACAGCAGGTCACTGGTTTAGATTTGCCTGCAAAACTGAGAAGAGGTGCAGGTTAA